The following coding sequences are from one Streptomyces angustmyceticus window:
- a CDS encoding DUF4360 domain-containing protein: MLSTLSAGAAVASLLLAGSASPTTATRFGDDPPSGKITITVATVNGSGCRPGSAAVAIAPDNTAFTVTYSEYLAQAGAGSKPTDARKNCQIALNVHVPQGFTYAIARADYRGYASLARGARGLEQAGYYFQGQQQTARKSHTFTGPYDSNWQTSDETDVDALVYAPCGEERYFNINTEMRVDAKSADPKATSYMAMDSTDGSINTVYHFAWKECPARK; the protein is encoded by the coding sequence ATGCTCAGCACGCTCAGTGCTGGTGCCGCAGTGGCATCGTTGCTCCTCGCCGGATCGGCATCCCCCACCACCGCCACCCGCTTCGGCGACGACCCGCCGAGCGGAAAGATCACCATTACCGTCGCCACGGTCAACGGATCGGGCTGCAGACCCGGCAGCGCCGCCGTCGCCATCGCCCCCGACAACACCGCGTTCACCGTCACGTACAGCGAGTACCTCGCCCAGGCCGGCGCCGGCAGCAAGCCGACCGACGCCCGCAAGAACTGCCAGATCGCGCTCAACGTGCACGTCCCACAGGGCTTCACCTACGCCATCGCCCGCGCCGACTACCGCGGCTACGCCTCCCTGGCCCGGGGCGCCCGAGGGCTGGAGCAGGCGGGCTACTACTTCCAGGGCCAGCAGCAGACGGCCCGTAAGAGCCACACCTTCACCGGCCCCTACGACTCCAACTGGCAGACCTCGGACGAGACCGACGTCGACGCGCTGGTGTACGCCCCCTGCGGCGAGGAGCGCTACTTCAACATCAACACCGAGATGAGGGTGGACGCCAAGTCGGCGGACCCGAAGGCCACCAGCTACATGGCCATGGACTCCACGGACGGCAGCATCAACACGGTCTACCACTTCGCGTGGAAGGAGTGCCCCGCGCGCAAGTGA
- a CDS encoding GTP-binding protein, with protein sequence MDFASSSGAARSTTSAKIVVAGGFGVGKTTFVGAVSEINPLRTEAVMTSASAGIDDLTHAPDKTTTTVAMDFGRITLDQDLILYLFGTPGQDRFWFMWDDLVRGAIGAVVLVDTRRLADCFPAVDYFENSGLPFVIALNGFDGHQPYTPDEVREALQIGPDAPIITTDARHRSEAKSALITLVEHALMARLR encoded by the coding sequence GTGGACTTCGCAAGCTCTAGCGGTGCAGCCCGCTCCACCACCTCCGCGAAAATCGTGGTGGCGGGCGGCTTCGGCGTGGGCAAGACCACGTTCGTCGGGGCCGTCTCAGAGATCAATCCGCTGCGTACCGAAGCCGTGATGACTTCCGCTTCGGCGGGGATCGACGACCTCACGCACGCGCCGGACAAGACGACCACGACCGTGGCGATGGACTTCGGCCGGATCACGCTGGACCAGGACCTGATCCTGTACCTCTTCGGTACGCCGGGCCAGGACCGCTTCTGGTTCATGTGGGACGACCTGGTCCGCGGCGCCATCGGCGCCGTGGTGCTGGTCGACACCCGCCGGCTCGCCGACTGCTTCCCCGCGGTCGACTACTTCGAGAACAGCGGCCTGCCGTTCGTCATCGCCCTCAACGGCTTCGACGGCCACCAGCCGTACACGCCCGACGAGGTGCGCGAGGCGCTCCAGATCGGTCCCGACGCGCCGATCATCACCACCGACGCACGGCACCGCAGCGAGGCCAAGAGCGCGCTCATCACGCTCGTGGAGCACGCCCTGATGGCGCGGCTGCGCTAG
- a CDS encoding YceI family protein produces MALFHRKRTADTGDTTAPATAAVLDADPALAALTGDYTIDPAHSSIGFTVRHAMVTNVRGTFGDYEGTLHLDGADPSRSTASLDVEIAGIDTGIADRDGHLRSADFFDAETFPLMTFRSTAAERVAGDRYRITGDLTLRDVTKPLTIDLEFHGAATDVYGAERVGFEGSAEILRSDWGLTWNAALEAGGVMVGDKVKLLFDISAVKAAPRS; encoded by the coding sequence ATGGCTCTGTTCCACCGCAAGCGCACCGCCGACACCGGCGACACCACCGCCCCCGCCACCGCTGCCGTCCTCGACGCCGACCCCGCCCTCGCGGCGCTGACCGGCGACTACACCATCGACCCCGCCCACAGCAGCATCGGCTTCACGGTCCGGCACGCCATGGTCACCAACGTCCGCGGCACGTTCGGGGACTACGAGGGCACCCTCCACCTCGACGGCGCCGACCCGTCCCGCTCCACCGCGTCCCTCGACGTCGAGATCGCCGGCATCGACACCGGGATCGCGGACCGCGACGGCCACCTGCGCAGCGCCGACTTCTTCGACGCCGAGACCTTTCCGCTGATGACCTTCCGCAGCACCGCCGCCGAGCGCGTCGCCGGCGACCGCTACCGCATCACCGGGGACCTGACCCTCCGCGACGTCACCAAGCCGCTCACCATCGACCTGGAGTTCCACGGCGCGGCCACCGACGTCTACGGCGCCGAGCGGGTCGGCTTCGAGGGCAGCGCCGAGATCCTGCGCTCCGACTGGGGCCTGACCTGGAACGCCGCGCTGGAGGCCGGCGGGGTGATGGTCGGCGACAAGGTCAAGCTCCTCTTCGACATCTCCGCCGTCAAGGCCGCCCCGCGGTCCTGA
- a CDS encoding sensor histidine kinase, with the protein MRRSKASPEPQEPRRGNFTPPPRGGLPASDAPESTVAKPPVSGGKYSPRNWRVATRLNAILLIPVLLALVFGGLRVDSSFGTWQEAQDAENTAKLVRAALSYSTALIDERDRTAAPLLKGKKDDPVVQQARDTTDAAADTFHQAAKNIPDKPGLNRRLAAFEKVEPKLQKLRQVAYTSRLHGVQTEEGYVEVQHPLMEFANELGLGTGNITSYGRTVYAIALAKAAESLERSIGTHLLVDPATPQGGKEHKLQLTAFASYRYLEGIALGEYTSGGTPEDVERLNKDGAALKRAAQQKVAQAKAQAQAAGRPFRTPPSIDQMSTLMATGAAPETLGLRGITSDSYFAAATGKFDMYRSIEKDLADKAVNEAAQISEDARQSTFVDSGIVLAALIIAFIVAGLMARRMSRNMRQLRTAAFGIAEQRLPMLVDQLSRTDPGRVDTRVQPIPISTTDEIGEVARAFDQVHREAVRLAAEQALLRGNVNAIFTNLSSRNQGLIERQLELITDLENNEADPDQLENLFRLDHLATRMRRNGENLLILAGEEPGRRWNQPVPLVDVLRAATSEVESYERIELTGVPESEIHGTAVTDLVHLLSELLENATTFSSPQTKVRVAATRLPDGRVMIEIHDKGIGLTPEDFADINHKLANPPSVDAAISQRMGLFVVGRLADRHGIRVQLRPSGEQAGTTSLVMLPEAITHGGGGEEQFDDDFTVSRIVPEHQQPSFETHQRTAAELGFDDSRYGRTDGADLDMVGRSLLREERRAALEAQTGGEHAADHQEAERPLFRDEAPAAGGYQDYPAQAYAEADQPLYDDRSHGGQAFGEQGFAETTGQQPFVPHQPAQQDEWPERPAFEGYFGTEAESDRNTTAAPADAPERVPFERPGPTPSDAPSLTDAGLPRRGGRDQQAPQVQQQRSAPETGQDGSDWRSSNDDRWERAERLREPKAGGVTSSGLPRRVPKANLVEGAAEQTPQGGPQVSRAPEDVRGRLSNLRRGVQQGRNVGTDPSGVPQNDQQGYGPGSTYDQER; encoded by the coding sequence GTGAGGCGAAGCAAGGCGAGCCCCGAGCCGCAGGAACCGCGGCGGGGCAACTTCACCCCGCCACCCAGAGGTGGCCTACCGGCTTCCGACGCGCCCGAGAGCACGGTCGCGAAGCCTCCGGTCAGTGGCGGCAAGTACTCCCCGCGCAACTGGCGCGTGGCGACCCGCCTGAACGCCATCCTGCTGATCCCCGTGCTGCTCGCCCTGGTCTTCGGCGGTCTGCGGGTGGACAGCTCGTTCGGCACCTGGCAGGAAGCGCAGGACGCGGAGAACACCGCGAAGCTGGTGCGCGCCGCGCTCTCCTACAGCACCGCGCTGATCGACGAGCGCGACCGCACCGCGGCACCCCTGCTGAAGGGCAAGAAGGACGACCCGGTCGTCCAGCAGGCGCGGGACACCACCGACGCCGCCGCCGACACGTTCCACCAGGCCGCCAAGAACATTCCGGACAAGCCGGGTCTCAACCGCCGTCTCGCCGCGTTCGAGAAGGTCGAGCCCAAGCTCCAGAAGCTGCGTCAGGTCGCCTACACCTCCCGACTGCACGGAGTGCAGACCGAAGAGGGCTATGTCGAGGTCCAGCACCCGCTGATGGAGTTCGCCAACGAACTCGGCCTGGGCACCGGCAACATCACCTCCTACGGCCGTACGGTCTACGCCATCGCACTGGCGAAGGCCGCCGAGTCGCTGGAGCGCTCCATCGGCACCCACCTCCTGGTCGACCCCGCCACCCCGCAGGGCGGCAAGGAGCACAAGCTGCAGCTGACCGCCTTCGCGTCGTACCGCTACCTGGAGGGCATCGCCCTCGGCGAGTACACCTCCGGCGGCACGCCCGAGGACGTCGAGCGGCTGAACAAGGACGGCGCGGCGCTCAAGCGGGCCGCCCAGCAGAAGGTCGCACAGGCGAAGGCGCAGGCGCAGGCCGCGGGCCGGCCGTTCCGCACCCCGCCGTCGATCGACCAGATGTCCACGCTGATGGCCACCGGCGCCGCACCGGAGACGCTCGGCCTGCGCGGCATCACCTCGGACAGCTACTTCGCGGCTGCGACCGGCAAGTTCGACATGTACCGGTCCATCGAGAAGGACCTGGCGGACAAGGCCGTGAACGAGGCGGCCCAGATCTCCGAGGACGCCCGGCAGTCCACCTTCGTCGACTCCGGCATCGTGCTGGCCGCGCTGATCATCGCGTTCATCGTGGCCGGTCTCATGGCCCGCCGGATGAGCCGCAACATGCGCCAGCTGCGCACCGCCGCCTTCGGCATCGCCGAGCAGCGGCTGCCGATGCTGGTCGACCAGCTCTCGCGGACCGACCCGGGCCGGGTCGACACCCGGGTGCAGCCGATCCCGATCTCCACCACCGACGAGATCGGCGAGGTCGCCCGCGCCTTCGACCAGGTGCACCGCGAGGCCGTCCGGCTCGCCGCCGAGCAGGCACTGCTGCGGGGCAACGTCAACGCGATCTTCACCAACCTCTCCAGCCGCAACCAGGGTCTGATCGAGCGCCAGCTGGAGCTGATCACCGACCTGGAGAACAACGAGGCGGACCCGGACCAGCTGGAGAACCTCTTCCGGCTCGACCACCTCGCCACCCGTATGCGGCGCAACGGCGAGAACCTCCTCATCCTCGCGGGCGAGGAGCCCGGCCGCCGCTGGAACCAGCCGGTGCCGCTGGTCGACGTCCTGCGGGCGGCGACCTCCGAGGTCGAGTCGTACGAGCGGATCGAGCTCACCGGCGTCCCCGAGAGCGAGATCCACGGCACCGCCGTGACCGACCTCGTGCACCTGCTCTCCGAGCTGCTGGAGAACGCCACCACGTTCTCCTCGCCGCAGACCAAGGTGCGGGTCGCCGCGACCCGGCTGCCCGACGGCCGGGTGATGATCGAGATCCACGACAAGGGCATCGGGCTCACCCCCGAGGACTTCGCGGACATCAACCACAAGCTGGCCAACCCGCCGAGCGTGGACGCCGCGATCTCCCAGCGCATGGGCCTGTTCGTGGTCGGCCGGCTGGCCGACCGGCACGGCATCCGGGTGCAGCTGCGCCCCTCCGGCGAGCAGGCGGGCACCACGTCGCTGGTCATGCTGCCCGAGGCGATCACCCACGGTGGTGGCGGCGAGGAGCAGTTCGACGACGACTTCACGGTCTCCCGGATCGTTCCGGAGCACCAGCAGCCCTCGTTCGAGACCCATCAGCGCACCGCCGCCGAGCTGGGCTTCGACGACAGCCGCTACGGTCGTACGGACGGCGCGGACCTGGACATGGTGGGCCGCTCGCTGCTCCGCGAGGAGCGCCGGGCCGCCCTGGAGGCACAGACGGGCGGTGAGCACGCCGCCGACCATCAGGAGGCCGAGCGTCCGCTCTTCCGTGACGAGGCACCGGCCGCCGGCGGCTACCAGGACTACCCGGCCCAGGCATATGCGGAAGCCGATCAACCGCTCTACGACGACCGGTCCCACGGCGGGCAGGCATTCGGCGAGCAGGGCTTCGCGGAGACCACAGGCCAGCAGCCTTTTGTCCCCCACCAGCCGGCACAGCAGGACGAGTGGCCCGAACGCCCGGCCTTCGAGGGCTACTTCGGGACCGAAGCGGAATCCGACCGGAATACCACTGCCGCTCCCGCTGACGCCCCCGAGCGCGTACCATTCGAGCGTCCGGGCCCCACACCGAGCGACGCCCCCTCGCTGACGGACGCCGGCCTTCCGCGCCGCGGAGGACGCGACCAGCAGGCACCGCAGGTGCAGCAGCAGCGGAGCGCGCCGGAGACCGGCCAGGACGGCTCCGACTGGCGCAGCTCCAACGACGATCGCTGGGAGAGGGCGGAGCGGCTTCGCGAGCCGAAGGCGGGCGGAGTCACCTCCTCCGGTCTCCCCCGGCGGGTGCCCAAGGCCAACCTGGTCGAAGGTGCCGCGGAGCAGACGCCGCAGGGCGGCCCCCAGGTCTCCCGCGCCCCGGAGGACGTCCGTGGCAGGCTGAGTAACCTGCGCCGCGGTGTCCAGCAGGGACGCAACGTCGGCACGGACCCCTCCGGGGTCCCCCAGAATGACCAACAGGGCTACGGCCCCGGCAGCACCTACGATCAGGAGCGTTAG
- a CDS encoding DUF742 domain-containing protein: MATPPSGYPYGSGQQSGPVGETHNNRFNFPSAPSRRPQRPPQQQPRPYDSQPYEPSVYDQPQAPRIQPVQPQRRAPEPSPTGSNNPLVRPYAMTGGRTRPRYQLAIEALVSTTADPAKMQGQLPEHQRICHLCREIKSVAEISALLSIPLGVARILVADLAEAGLVAIHQPGGDETAGGQPDVTLLERVLSGLRKL, encoded by the coding sequence GTGGCAACGCCCCCGAGCGGATACCCGTATGGTTCCGGACAGCAGTCCGGGCCTGTGGGCGAGACCCATAACAACCGCTTCAACTTCCCGTCTGCGCCGAGCCGCCGGCCGCAGCGGCCCCCGCAGCAGCAGCCCCGGCCGTACGACTCCCAGCCGTACGAGCCGTCGGTGTACGACCAGCCGCAGGCACCGCGCATCCAGCCGGTGCAGCCGCAGCGCCGCGCTCCCGAGCCCTCCCCCACGGGCTCGAACAACCCGCTGGTGCGCCCGTACGCCATGACCGGAGGCCGGACCAGGCCGCGCTACCAGCTCGCCATCGAGGCGCTGGTCAGCACGACCGCCGACCCCGCGAAGATGCAGGGCCAGCTGCCGGAGCACCAGCGCATCTGCCACCTCTGCCGTGAGATCAAGTCAGTAGCCGAGATCTCCGCGCTTCTCTCCATCCCCCTCGGCGTCGCCCGGATCCTCGTCGCCGACCTGGCGGAGGCCGGACTCGTCGCCATCCATCAGCCCGGCGGGGACGAGACCGCCGGCGGACAGCCAGATGTGACACTGCTCGAAAGGGTGCTCAGTGGACTTCGCAAGCTCTAG
- a CDS encoding roadblock/LC7 domain-containing protein — MSQAAQNLNWLITNFVDNTPGVSHTVVVSADGLLLAMSEGFPRDRADQLAAVASGLTSLTSGASRIFEGGSVNQTVVEMERGFLFIMSVSDGSSLAVLAHPECDIGLVGYEMALLVDRAGTVLTPDLRAELQGSLLN; from the coding sequence ATGAGCCAGGCGGCGCAGAATCTGAACTGGTTGATCACCAACTTCGTGGACAACACCCCCGGGGTGTCCCACACGGTCGTGGTCTCCGCGGACGGGCTGCTCCTCGCCATGTCCGAGGGTTTCCCTCGTGACAGAGCCGATCAGTTGGCGGCGGTGGCCTCCGGCCTCACCTCGCTGACCTCCGGCGCGTCCCGCATCTTCGAGGGCGGGAGCGTCAACCAGACCGTGGTGGAGATGGAGCGCGGCTTCCTCTTCATCATGTCCGTCTCGGACGGATCGTCGCTGGCCGTGCTCGCACACCCCGAGTGCGACATCGGCCTGGTCGGCTACGAGATGGCCCTGCTGGTCGACCGCGCGGGCACGGTGCTGACGCCGGATCTGCGCGCCGAACTGCAGGGCAGCCTTCTCAACTAA
- a CDS encoding acyl-CoA carboxylase subunit beta — MTTVEDLPAGANDARGRVAELHAIREQVRRGPSERATEAQRAKGKLTARERIELLLDEGSFNEVEPLRRHRATGFGLEAKKPYTDGVITGWGTVHGRTVFTYAHDFRIFGGALGEAHATKIHKIMDMAIQAGAPLVSLNDGAGARIQEGVSALAGYGGIFQRNTKASGVIPQISVMLGPCAGGAAYSPALTDFVFMVRETSQMFITGPDVVRAVTGEEITQNGLGGADVHAETSGVAHFAYDDEATCLEEVRYLLSLLPANNRENPPSVPCEDPADRSGDALLDLVPADGNRPYDMRKVIEEIVDDGEFLEVHERWATNIICALSRLDGRVVGIIANQPQSLAGVLDIEASEKAARFVQMCDAFNIPIVTLLDVPGFLPGVDQEHGGIIRHGAKLLYAYCNATVPRISLVLRKAYGGAYIVMDSQSIGADLTYAWPTNEIAVMGAEGAANVIFRKQIAEADDAEAMRVRMVKEYKSELMHPYYAAERGLVDDVIDPAETRHTLIRALEMLRTKHADLPARKHGNPPQ, encoded by the coding sequence ATGACCACTGTCGAAGATCTGCCCGCCGGCGCCAACGACGCCCGCGGGCGCGTCGCCGAGCTGCACGCCATCCGCGAGCAGGTCCGGCGAGGACCCAGCGAGCGGGCGACCGAAGCGCAGCGTGCCAAGGGCAAGCTGACGGCGCGCGAGCGGATCGAGCTGCTGCTGGACGAGGGTTCGTTCAACGAGGTCGAGCCGCTGCGGCGGCACCGGGCGACGGGCTTCGGCCTGGAGGCCAAGAAGCCCTACACCGACGGCGTGATCACCGGCTGGGGCACCGTGCACGGCCGGACCGTGTTCACCTACGCCCACGATTTCCGGATCTTCGGCGGCGCGCTGGGCGAGGCTCACGCCACCAAGATCCACAAGATCATGGACATGGCGATCCAGGCCGGTGCGCCGCTGGTGTCGCTGAACGACGGCGCCGGCGCCCGTATCCAGGAGGGCGTCTCCGCGCTCGCCGGCTACGGCGGCATCTTCCAGCGCAACACCAAGGCCTCCGGCGTCATCCCGCAGATCTCCGTCATGCTCGGCCCCTGCGCCGGCGGCGCCGCGTACTCCCCGGCCCTGACGGACTTCGTCTTCATGGTCCGCGAGACCTCGCAGATGTTCATCACCGGCCCCGACGTGGTGCGCGCGGTGACCGGCGAGGAGATCACCCAGAACGGCCTCGGCGGCGCCGACGTGCACGCCGAGACCTCGGGCGTGGCCCACTTCGCGTACGACGACGAGGCCACCTGCCTCGAAGAGGTCCGCTACCTCCTCTCGCTGCTGCCGGCGAACAACCGGGAGAACCCGCCGTCGGTGCCCTGCGAGGACCCCGCGGACCGCTCCGGCGACGCCCTGCTGGACCTCGTCCCGGCCGACGGCAACCGCCCGTACGACATGCGCAAGGTCATTGAGGAGATCGTCGACGACGGCGAGTTCCTGGAGGTCCACGAGCGCTGGGCGACCAACATCATCTGCGCGCTGTCCCGGCTCGACGGCCGCGTCGTCGGCATCATCGCCAACCAGCCGCAGTCGCTGGCCGGCGTGCTGGACATCGAGGCGTCCGAGAAGGCCGCCCGCTTCGTCCAGATGTGCGACGCCTTCAACATCCCGATCGTCACCCTGCTGGACGTCCCCGGCTTCCTGCCCGGCGTCGACCAGGAGCACGGCGGCATCATCCGGCACGGCGCCAAGCTGCTCTACGCGTACTGCAACGCCACCGTGCCGCGGATCTCGCTGGTCCTGCGCAAGGCCTACGGCGGCGCGTACATCGTCATGGACTCCCAGTCCATCGGCGCGGACCTGACCTACGCCTGGCCCACCAACGAGATCGCCGTCATGGGCGCCGAGGGCGCCGCCAACGTCATCTTCCGCAAGCAGATCGCCGAGGCGGACGACGCCGAGGCCATGCGGGTGCGCATGGTCAAGGAGTACAAGTCCGAGCTGATGCACCCCTACTACGCGGCCGAGCGCGGCCTGGTCGACGACGTCATCGACCCGGCCGAAACGCGTCACACGCTCATCCGCGCCCTGGAGATGCTGCGCACCAAGCACGCGGACCTGCCCGCCCGCAAGCACGGCAACCCGCCCCAGTGA
- a CDS encoding acyl-CoA carboxylase epsilon subunit translates to MNTAHRTDSIRVEKGQASEEELAALTAVLLARAAHRPTAAPARPHATAARWRRLERQSGFHGATSWQR, encoded by the coding sequence GTGAACACTGCCCACCGCACCGACTCCATCCGCGTGGAGAAGGGCCAGGCCAGCGAGGAAGAGCTCGCCGCCCTGACCGCCGTCCTCCTGGCCCGCGCCGCGCACCGTCCGACGGCCGCCCCGGCCCGGCCCCACGCCACCGCCGCCCGCTGGCGCCGCCTGGAGCGGCAGAGCGGGTTCCACGGGGCGACCAGCTGGCAGCGGTGA
- a CDS encoding polysaccharide lyase 8 family protein, translating to MPPFPATSVWSRRGFLATATASALGLTARPASALPPGDVFTALRGRWCELTLGSGFDPAAPPYAAALKETGDLAGAFRAGMRPAAGSLWPDCRYDPPAGITRSYGRLATMAQACAQPGTGRTGDPGLAEAVRTGLDHLEATVFHTATTRYGNWWEWQIGSPRLLLDTLAILDDRLPGGLDDGLRERCLAAVDHFVPDTMLGDYAGTSTGANRVDLCRVVALRGILGRAPAKIALARDALSPVFPHVTHGDGLYADGSFVQHTWVAYSGTYGYVLLDGLGRLFTLLGGSPWQVTDPARQTVLDSVEHAYAPLLHNGLMMDSVNGRAVSRGYLRGDERHILRSDHYHGHALIAAIAVLARAASTAERDRWHAMIKGWAARDRTLPVLTDRQYTVADLARLRAIADGPAATAPEPVGHRLFPAMDRAVHRRPGWAAGLAMASDRITYYENGNGENPRGWHTGAGMVYWWGADFGGDQYTDAFWPTVDPYRLPGTTVSTKRLADNEGGGWGEPKPAARWVGGTTDGEYAALGQDLRGLASTLTARKSWFALDDCLVCLGAGITARDGVPAETVVDNRRLGERDTAALTVDGVRMPGTLGVTTTFRRAHWVHLAGHGGYVFPGGAPLTVRREARTGSWHDINTTSTTEPFTRRYVTLWHDHGTDPVDARYCYLLMPGAGPRTLAARAADRRRPAVLANDAGCQAVAVDPLGVTAANFWRAGSAGPLTSSGPVSVLVREHRGRRRPTVRLCLAAPERTGEPLEITWSRPVRTVLAHDPAIEVLATGRALRLRLTPGTDCATHTCTVRPG from the coding sequence GTGCCGCCTTTCCCCGCCACGTCCGTCTGGTCACGCCGAGGCTTCCTCGCCACCGCCACCGCGAGCGCGCTCGGCCTCACCGCCCGCCCCGCCTCCGCGCTTCCTCCCGGGGACGTGTTCACCGCCCTGCGCGGCCGCTGGTGCGAGCTCACCCTCGGCAGCGGCTTCGACCCCGCCGCCCCGCCGTACGCCGCCGCCCTGAAGGAGACCGGCGACCTGGCCGGCGCCTTCCGGGCGGGCATGCGGCCGGCCGCCGGGTCCCTCTGGCCGGACTGCCGCTACGACCCGCCGGCCGGGATCACCCGGAGCTACGGCCGGCTCGCCACCATGGCGCAGGCCTGCGCCCAGCCCGGCACCGGCCGCACCGGCGACCCCGGCCTCGCCGAGGCCGTCCGCACGGGGCTCGACCACCTCGAAGCCACCGTCTTCCACACTGCCACCACCCGCTACGGCAACTGGTGGGAGTGGCAGATCGGCAGCCCCCGGCTCCTCCTCGACACCCTCGCGATCCTCGACGACCGGCTGCCCGGCGGCCTCGACGACGGCCTGCGCGAGCGCTGCCTGGCCGCCGTCGACCACTTCGTCCCCGACACCATGCTCGGCGACTACGCCGGGACCAGTACCGGCGCCAACCGCGTCGACCTGTGCCGGGTGGTCGCCCTGCGCGGCATCCTCGGCCGCGCCCCCGCCAAGATCGCCCTGGCCCGCGACGCCCTCTCGCCGGTCTTCCCCCACGTCACCCACGGCGACGGCCTCTACGCCGACGGCTCCTTCGTCCAGCACACCTGGGTCGCCTACTCCGGCACCTACGGCTACGTCCTGCTGGACGGCCTGGGCCGGCTGTTCACCCTGCTCGGCGGCTCGCCCTGGCAGGTCACCGACCCGGCGCGGCAGACCGTCCTCGACAGCGTCGAGCACGCCTACGCCCCGCTGCTGCACAACGGCCTGATGATGGACAGCGTCAACGGACGGGCCGTCAGCCGCGGCTACCTCCGCGGCGACGAACGGCACATCCTGCGCAGCGACCACTACCACGGCCATGCGCTGATCGCCGCGATCGCGGTGCTCGCCCGCGCCGCGAGCACCGCCGAACGGGACCGCTGGCACGCCATGATCAAGGGCTGGGCCGCCCGCGACCGCACCCTGCCGGTCCTCACCGACCGGCAGTACACGGTCGCCGACCTCGCCCGGCTCAGGGCGATCGCCGACGGCCCCGCCGCCACCGCCCCCGAACCCGTCGGCCACCGGCTGTTCCCCGCCATGGACCGCGCCGTCCACCGCCGCCCCGGCTGGGCCGCCGGCCTGGCCATGGCCTCCGACCGCATCACGTACTACGAGAACGGCAACGGCGAGAACCCGCGCGGCTGGCACACCGGCGCCGGCATGGTCTATTGGTGGGGCGCCGACTTCGGCGGCGATCAGTACACCGACGCCTTCTGGCCCACCGTCGACCCCTACCGGCTCCCCGGCACGACCGTGTCCACCAAGCGGCTGGCCGACAACGAGGGAGGCGGCTGGGGTGAGCCCAAGCCCGCCGCGCGCTGGGTCGGCGGCACCACCGACGGGGAGTACGCCGCCCTCGGCCAGGACCTGCGCGGACTGGCCTCCACCCTCACCGCCAGGAAGTCCTGGTTCGCGCTCGACGACTGCCTCGTCTGCCTGGGCGCCGGCATCACCGCGCGCGACGGGGTCCCGGCCGAGACCGTCGTCGACAACCGCCGGCTGGGCGAGCGGGACACCGCCGCGCTCACCGTCGACGGCGTACGCATGCCCGGCACGCTCGGCGTGACCACCACCTTCCGCCGCGCCCACTGGGTCCACCTCGCCGGGCACGGCGGCTACGTCTTCCCCGGCGGCGCGCCCCTGACCGTGCGGCGCGAGGCCCGCACCGGCTCCTGGCACGACATCAACACGACGTCCACCACCGAGCCTTTCACCCGCCGCTACGTCACCCTCTGGCACGACCACGGCACCGACCCGGTCGACGCCCGCTACTGCTACCTCCTCATGCCGGGCGCCGGCCCCCGCACCCTCGCCGCCCGCGCCGCCGACCGGCGCCGGCCGGCCGTGCTCGCCAACGACGCCGGCTGCCAGGCGGTCGCCGTCGACCCGCTCGGCGTAACGGCCGCCAACTTCTGGCGGGCGGGCAGCGCGGGACCGCTCACCAGCAGCGGCCCGGTGAGCGTGCTGGTCAGGGAGCACCGCGGACGGCGGCGGCCGACGGTGCGGCTGTGCCTCGCCGCCCCCGAGCGCACCGGCGAACCGCTGGAGATCACCTGGTCACGGCCGGTGCGCACGGTGCTCGCCCACGACCCGGCGATCGAGGTGCTGGCCACCGGCCGCGCCCTGCGGCTGCGGCTGACCCCCGGCACCGACTGCGCCACCCACACCTGCACGGTGCGGCCGGGCTGA